Proteins encoded by one window of Akkermansia muciniphila ATCC BAA-835:
- a CDS encoding cation:proton antiporter, giving the protein MDHDFSLILTFVGGLAAALLFGLIARKLHLSPLVGYLLAGVAVGPYSPGFVADSHTVEQFAELGVILLMFGVGLHFHLKDLIAVQKVAVPGAVVQISVATVLGVLVGWMFGWSAISGLVFGMAISVASTVVLTRVLEDNQNLHTPGGHVALGWLVVEDLFTILLLVLIPAVMEARQSGAGDWGGILSELGWMFVKLALLVALTLFAGKKVIPLVLRYVARTGARDLFTLAVLVIALGVAVCSAEFFGASMVLGAFLAGMVVGQSDFCARAAAEAMLMRDAFAVLFFVSVGMMFDPMSVGDCWPLALATLGVVMIGKPLAAYVVVRCLRRPVPLALSVSVALAQVGEFSFILAGIGLMYNILPPDANQAIILAAVVSISLNPILYRQIGPAVKWLQKRGIGLADPGGVNSMALPAPDARRVVLVGFGPTGRILKRILNDNGVEVIIVEMNIDTVTAIREQGGDIVYGDASQREILRHAGIEYAESLILSASIPDAKEIVGVALELNPHIDVMIHTKYMRDVDILKEAGASQVFSSESEVALSMAEYFLREGGADDEQIVSERQRIRAELDREMPGVSVAGHS; this is encoded by the coding sequence ATGGATCACGATTTCAGCCTTATTCTCACTTTTGTCGGCGGATTGGCCGCTGCCCTTCTTTTCGGCCTTATTGCCAGAAAACTGCATTTATCCCCGCTGGTGGGCTACCTGCTGGCCGGGGTGGCGGTAGGGCCGTACTCGCCGGGATTTGTTGCGGATTCCCATACGGTGGAACAATTCGCGGAGCTGGGCGTTATCCTGCTGATGTTCGGGGTGGGGCTCCATTTCCATTTGAAGGATTTGATTGCCGTGCAAAAAGTGGCCGTGCCGGGAGCCGTTGTGCAGATATCCGTGGCTACCGTGCTGGGGGTGCTGGTCGGGTGGATGTTCGGATGGTCCGCGATTTCTGGACTGGTTTTTGGCATGGCGATTTCCGTGGCGAGTACCGTAGTGCTGACGCGGGTGCTGGAAGACAACCAGAACCTCCATACGCCCGGCGGCCATGTGGCCCTGGGATGGCTGGTAGTGGAAGACCTGTTTACCATTCTGCTGCTGGTTCTCATCCCCGCCGTGATGGAAGCGCGCCAGAGCGGCGCCGGAGACTGGGGCGGCATTCTTTCCGAGCTTGGCTGGATGTTCGTCAAGCTGGCCCTGCTGGTGGCCCTGACGCTGTTTGCCGGGAAAAAAGTCATTCCGCTGGTGCTGCGGTACGTGGCCCGAACGGGCGCGCGTGACTTGTTTACGCTGGCTGTGCTGGTCATTGCGCTGGGCGTGGCGGTGTGCTCCGCGGAATTCTTTGGCGCTTCCATGGTTTTGGGGGCGTTTTTGGCGGGGATGGTTGTAGGCCAGTCGGACTTCTGCGCGCGCGCGGCGGCGGAAGCCATGTTGATGAGGGATGCTTTTGCGGTTCTCTTCTTCGTTTCCGTGGGGATGATGTTTGACCCGATGTCCGTGGGGGATTGCTGGCCTCTGGCCCTGGCAACGCTGGGGGTGGTGATGATCGGCAAGCCGCTGGCGGCTTATGTGGTTGTTCGTTGCCTGAGGCGGCCGGTGCCGCTGGCGCTGAGCGTATCCGTGGCCTTGGCTCAAGTGGGTGAATTTTCTTTCATTCTCGCCGGAATAGGTCTCATGTACAACATCCTGCCTCCGGATGCCAATCAGGCCATCATTCTGGCGGCTGTCGTCTCCATTTCCTTAAATCCCATCCTGTATCGGCAGATTGGACCTGCAGTCAAATGGCTGCAAAAACGCGGCATAGGGCTTGCGGACCCGGGGGGCGTGAACAGCATGGCCTTGCCCGCTCCGGATGCGCGGCGCGTGGTATTGGTAGGGTTTGGCCCCACGGGGCGCATTCTTAAGAGGATATTGAATGACAACGGGGTGGAAGTCATCATCGTGGAAATGAACATAGACACGGTTACCGCTATACGGGAGCAGGGAGGGGATATTGTTTACGGGGATGCCAGCCAGCGGGAAATTCTGCGCCATGCGGGCATTGAATATGCGGAAAGCCTGATTCTCTCCGCTTCCATTCCGGACGCCAAGGAGATAGTAGGCGTGGCTCTGGAGCTTAACCCTCATATTGACGTGATGATTCACACCAAGTACATGAGGGACGTGGATATACTGAAGGAAGCCGGCGCTTCCCAGGTTTTTTCCTCGGAATCGGAAGTAGCCCTGTCCATGGCGGAATATTTCCTGCGGGAAGGCGGTGCGGACGACGAACAGATCGTTTCCGAGCGCCAGCGCATTCGCGCGGAGCTGGACAGGGAAATGCCCGGAGTTTCCGTTGCGGGCCATTCATAA
- the queA gene encoding tRNA preQ1(34) S-adenosylmethionine ribosyltransferase-isomerase QueA produces MHLAVRTIDFDYPLPEELIADRPLPDRSASRMMVIHRDTGMIEHRHFCDLPEYVREGDHFILNDTRVVPARYFSNDGSIEIVRAEVLNPLLWKCMVRPGRKMKLGRTVAVGEAVGTVEGIDEEGYRLIRFDREVDEEKYGRLALPHYMNRESDPSDRERYQTVYARHEGAIAAPTAGLHFTPELLASVPHDFLTLHVGVGTFRPVKADRIEDHQMHTEHFFLPEAAARAVNNARRVIAVGTTSVRVLEHVATAEGLPLRECSGSTNIFIYPPYNYKVVDALITNFHLPQSTLLMLVSAFAGRELVMKAYLEAIRERYRFFSYGDCMLIL; encoded by the coding sequence ATGCACTTGGCCGTGCGCACCATTGATTTTGATTATCCGCTGCCGGAAGAACTGATAGCGGACCGTCCCCTTCCGGACCGCTCCGCGTCCCGGATGATGGTCATTCACCGGGATACGGGCATGATTGAGCACAGGCATTTTTGCGATTTGCCGGAATATGTGCGGGAAGGGGATCATTTTATCCTGAATGATACCAGGGTGGTTCCGGCAAGATATTTTTCCAACGACGGTTCCATTGAAATAGTACGCGCGGAGGTTCTTAATCCCCTGTTGTGGAAGTGCATGGTGCGCCCCGGACGCAAAATGAAGCTTGGGCGTACGGTTGCGGTCGGAGAGGCGGTGGGCACCGTGGAAGGCATTGATGAGGAAGGGTACCGCCTTATCCGGTTTGACCGGGAAGTGGATGAGGAAAAATACGGGCGTCTGGCTCTTCCCCACTATATGAACCGGGAAAGCGACCCATCCGACAGGGAGCGTTACCAGACCGTTTACGCCAGGCATGAAGGGGCCATTGCCGCTCCTACGGCCGGGCTGCATTTTACGCCGGAGCTGCTGGCATCCGTCCCCCACGATTTTCTAACCCTGCACGTGGGGGTAGGAACATTCCGTCCCGTCAAGGCGGACAGGATAGAAGACCATCAGATGCATACGGAGCATTTTTTTCTTCCTGAAGCCGCTGCCCGGGCAGTCAATAACGCCAGAAGGGTTATTGCCGTGGGCACCACCAGCGTGCGGGTGCTGGAACATGTGGCAACGGCGGAAGGTCTGCCGTTGAGGGAGTGTTCCGGTTCAACGAACATCTTCATTTATCCTCCCTACAACTACAAGGTGGTGGACGCCCTGATCACGAATTTCCATTTGCCGCAGAGCACGCTGCTGATGCTTGTCAGCGCCTTTGCGGGCAGGGAGCTGGTCATGAAAGCCTATCTGGAAGCCATCCGGGAACGGTACAGATTTTTCTCCTATGGAGACTGCATGTTGATTTTGTAA